GAACGAGACCCGGAACGCGTCTTTTCGCGCGGACCTGACCGAGGCCGTCCGGGCGTTGAACGAGATCGGCCTCGAGCCGGTCCTGCTCAAGGGCGCTGCCCGCTTGGTGGACGACAGCTATGCCGACCCGGCCGAACGTTTCATGGCCGACATCGATCTTCTGGTGCCGAAAGCCGAGGTCGAGCGCGCCTTCGTCCGCCTGGTGGCGCTCGGCTACCGGCCGAGTGAGGAGGGAGGCCGCCTGCCGCAGGAATATCACCACCTCGACATGCTGCTTCATCCTGGCGACGGACCGTCGATCGAGCTGCACCGGGCCGTCTGCCACTGGCGTCAGACCCGCCTTCTGTCCGAGGCGGGCGTGCGCGAGCGATCGCGCCCGGTCGACCTCGACGGCGCGCGCGCCCGCCTGATGACGCCCGTCGACAGCATCCTGCACCTGATCGTCCACCGGCAGATCCAGCACCGCAACGTCGCGCGCGGCACGGTCAGCCTCAAGGACGTCGCCGAGCTCGTCTTCCTGATCGGCCAGTCGCCGTCGAACCCGCTCCCCGATGTAATCGACAACGCAAGGCGGAACGGCGCAGGCCTCGCGACGGAGACCTTCCTTGCGATGTGCGAGCAGGTGCTGCGCCGTCGCCTGCTTCCGTCCGGACACCTGGGGGCATTTCCGCGTGCGCTGGCGAGACGCGCGATCTGGCAGGAGAACCACCCGACCGCCATGCAGTTCAGCCGGGTGCTCGTGCACCTCAGCGGCTGGCTCACCGTCTTCTACACGTTTCCCTCGACCATGGAGCGCTTCCCCGGGCGACTGTTCGAGCGCGCGTTCTACCTGCGGCGCTGGCGGGCGTTCCAGCACATCCGCCAGCGCTGACCGACCGACGCGGACACGGCGCCGGCTTGACGTCGTGCCGCGGCTTCGCCCTTTTTCGTCGTCCCGACGCGACCGGGATGGGAAGGGAGCGTGAGCATGGCCGATCAGGGCCGAACGATCGAGGACGTGGTGTCGTTCTGGCGGGACGCCGGGCCGGACCGCTGGTTCACGAAGGACGACGCCTTCGACGAATTGTGCCGCACGCGCCTGCGTGTCGTGCATTTCGAGGCGGCGCGGCGTGAGCACGACGACTGGGTCGACACGCCGGAGGGCGCGCTGGCGCTGATGGTCCTGCTCGACCAGTACCCGCGCAACGCGTTTCGCGGCACGGCGCACATGTATGCGACCGACCCGCTCGCCCGCCATTTCGCCCGGACCGCCCTGGAGCGCGGTCATGACCGGGCGATCGAGCCCGCCTTGCGCCTGTTCCTCTACCTGCCCTTCGAGCATTCCGAGGACCTGGTCGACCAGGATCTCTGCGTCGCGTTGCACCGCCCGCTCGATCCGGAGCTGATGACGTACGCGCTCGATCATCAGGCGATCATCCGCCGCTTCGGCCGCTTCCCGCATCGCAACGCCCTTCTGATGCGCGCGACGACGCCGGACGAGCAGCGCTTTCTGGACGAGGGCGGCTTCGCGGGCTGAACGCGGGTCTCGCCCGGCACGGCGGGAGGGCGTATCGTCGGTCCGGACGAGCGGCCGCATGACCAGAACAAACGCCGGCTGCCTCCCGTTGCTCACACCACTGCGATCGAGGTCTCGCCATGCATGTTCTGATCCTGGGTGCCGCCGGCATGGTCGGCCGCAAGCTGACCGAGCGCCTGGTCGCGGACACGACGCTGGGCGGACAGGCGATCGAGCGCCTGACCCTGGTCGACGTGATCGCGCCCGCCTCCCCAGCCGGCTTCCCGGGCGAGGTCGAGACGCTCGAGGCGGACCTCTCGTCTCCGGAGACAGCACCCGGGCTCGTCGCCAAGCGGCCGGACGTCGTCTTCCACCTCGCGGCCATCGTGTCCGGCGAGGCCGAGGCCGATTTCGACAAGGGCTACCGCATCAATCTCGACGGCACGCGCTACCTGTTTGAGGCGATCCGCCAGGAGGGCCTGCGCGAGCCCTACCGGCCGCGCGTCGTGTTCACCTCGTCGATCGCGGTGTTCGGCGCTCCCTTCCCCGAGCGGATCGGCGACGAATTCTTCACCACGCCGCTCACCAGCTACGGCACGCAGAAGGCGATCGGCGAGCTGCTGCTCGCGGATTATTCCCGCCGCGGCTT
Above is a genomic segment from Geminicoccaceae bacterium SCSIO 64248 containing:
- a CDS encoding nucleotidyltransferase family protein, yielding MTACRTRSPQWISCAETPSMTPTPATFATPFDFACHCLRRRLGFAGLNDRPRLSYADWPLFVQAAARKQIAPLLAALADDRDVAEAFPLEVLDFFQLLRDENETRNASFRADLTEAVRALNEIGLEPVLLKGAARLVDDSYADPAERFMADIDLLVPKAEVERAFVRLVALGYRPSEEGGRLPQEYHHLDMLLHPGDGPSIELHRAVCHWRQTRLLSEAGVRERSRPVDLDGARARLMTPVDSILHLIVHRQIQHRNVARGTVSLKDVAELVFLIGQSPSNPLPDVIDNARRNGAGLATETFLAMCEQVLRRRLLPSGHLGAFPRALARRAIWQENHPTAMQFSRVLVHLSGWLTVFYTFPSTMERFPGRLFERAFYLRRWRAFQHIRQR
- a CDS encoding DUF924 family protein, which produces MADQGRTIEDVVSFWRDAGPDRWFTKDDAFDELCRTRLRVVHFEAARREHDDWVDTPEGALALMVLLDQYPRNAFRGTAHMYATDPLARHFARTALERGHDRAIEPALRLFLYLPFEHSEDLVDQDLCVALHRPLDPELMTYALDHQAIIRRFGRFPHRNALLMRATTPDEQRFLDEGGFAG
- a CDS encoding SDR family oxidoreductase, yielding MHVLILGAAGMVGRKLTERLVADTTLGGQAIERLTLVDVIAPASPAGFPGEVETLEADLSSPETAPGLVAKRPDVVFHLAAIVSGEAEADFDKGYRINLDGTRYLFEAIRQEGLREPYRPRVVFTSSIAVFGAPFPERIGDEFFTTPLTSYGTQKAIGELLLADYSRRGFLDGIGIRLPTICIRPGKPNKAASGFFSNILREPLSGQEAVLPVSKDVRHWFASPRAAVGFLVHAATLDLTQLGWRRNLSMPGLSATVGEEIEALRRVAGEKAVKLIRDEPDSTIIGIVDGWARDFDTSRAAALGFKAESSMDAIITAHVEDELGGTIGG